Proteins encoded by one window of Oreochromis niloticus isolate F11D_XX linkage group LG17, O_niloticus_UMD_NMBU, whole genome shotgun sequence:
- the LOC100697560 gene encoding ras GTPase-activating-like protein IQGAP2, with amino-acid sequence MVHAQAHLHSNRKHVTSTVAIRAVDPNDPNSESALSQLAKTEISLTLTSKFELLEGDDRDLKTLSTKTKKLIVDVIRIQPGETLPEILETPATAAQESEHTRIVERRAVQDAQTPEGLKSSPALLEDIQLPLEQKKRKIIRNLRNLEQAGLATASNKYQDLINEISKYIRYQRRYRQRRKAELVKLQQTLTALNSKTAFYQDQMNYYDAYIKTCLDNLNRKNSRRSIKLDGKGDDKGSKKWKPQSLKYTAAKLHEKGVILEVEGLQTNQFKNVMFDISPTEEVGDFEVKAKFMGVEMEKVQLHFQDLLQLQYEGVAVMKMFDKAKVNVNLLIFLLNKKFYGK; translated from the exons ATGGTACATGCTCAAG cacacctccacagtaaccggaagcacgtgacctccacagtagcaaTAAGAGCTGTTGACCCAAATGATCCAAACAGCGAGAGTGCTCTGAGTCAGCTGGCGAAGACTGAGATCTCCCTCACTCTAACCAGCAAGTTTGAGCTGCTGGAAGGAGATGACAGAGACTTAAAGACCCTCAGTACAAA GACAAAAAAGCTGATTGTGGATGTGATTCGGATCCAACCTGGAGAGACTTTACCTGAAATTCTTGAGACTCCAGCCACTGCAGCACAG GAGTCAGAGCATACTAGGATTGTTGAGCGCAGGGCAGTCCAGGATGCTCAGACACCAGAGGGTCTGAAGAGCAGCCCAGCACTTTTGGAGGACATCCAGTTACCGCTCgagcagaagaagaggaagattaTCAGGAACCTTCGTAACCTGGAGCAGGCTGGCCTTGCTACTGCAAGTAACAAATACCAGGACCTCATCAACGAAATATCAAAG TACATCCGATACCAAAGGCGCTACAGACAGAGGAGGAAGGCCGAGCTCGTGAAGCTCCAGCAGACTCTGACTGCCCTCAACTCAAAAACAGCCTTCTACCAGGACCAGATGAACTACTATGATGCCTACATCAAGACTTGCCTGGATAAcctaaacaggaa GAATTCACGCAGATCTATAAAACTGGATGGGAAAGGGGATGATAAGGGCAGTAAGAAGTGGAAGCCCCAGTCTCTGAAGTACACTGCAGCCAAACTGCATGAGAAGGGAGTCATCCTGGAGGTAGAGGGACTGCAGACAAACCA GTTCAAAAATGTCATGTTCGACATTTCACCCACTGAGGAAGTTGGAGACTTTGAGGTGAAAGCCAAGTTTATGGGGGTTGAGATGGAAAAAGTCCAGCTTCATTTCCAG GATCTCCTTCAGCTGCAGTATGAAGGCGTGGCGGTCATGAAGATGTTCGACAAAGCCAAAGTGAATGTCAATTTACTCATCTTCCTCCTGAACAAGAAGTTCTACGGAAaataa